Proteins encoded by one window of Vigna radiata var. radiata cultivar VC1973A chromosome 5, Vradiata_ver6, whole genome shotgun sequence:
- the LOC106762421 gene encoding pentatricopeptide repeat-containing protein At3g24000, mitochondrial: MANSKGSSGFRNFMYPGKHALLTPKSPFTSVSQAYSDYVQNPAVGLKGGNRPRDGNPHHQHKSIKRHLGSCRTLWQYAIPATLVDSEISSLVVDDRNILRRSLNNSKFGLHVLDLIQCGSLKPDRSLYNTLLKRCTQLGKLKEGKLVHFHILNSXFKDXLVIQNSVLFMYARCGSLXDARRLFDEMPCRDMVTWTSMITGYAQNESANDALVLFPEMLREGAKPNEFTLSSLVKCCGFIASYGYGKQIHACCWKFGXHSNVFVGSSLVDMYARCGYLGEARLVFNELGSKNEVSWNALITGYARKGEGEEAXAMFVRMQREGYRATEFTYSALLGSCSSMGCLEQGKWLHAHLMKSGKKLVGYVGNTLLHMYAKSGSIWDAEKVFGKLVKVDIVSCNSMLIGYAQHGLGKEAVQXFEEMIRFGIVPNXITFLSXLTACSRARLLDEGKHYFGLMRKYNIEPEVSHYTAIVDLLGRAGLLDQAKSFIERMPXXPSVAIWGALLGACKMHKNTEMGXYAAQRVFELDPSYPGTHTLLANIYASVGRWEDVAKVRKIMKDSGLKKEPACSWVEIENSVHVFVAXDLAHPQKDKIHKLWEXLNQKIKEIGYVPDTSHVLLFVDQQEKELNLQYHSEKLALAFAL; encoded by the exons ATGGCAAATTCAAAGGGCTCATCAGGTTTCAGAAATTTTATGTATCCTGGAAAGCATGCTCTGCTGACTCCTAAAAGTCCGTTTACTAGTGTTTCCCAAGCGTACTCTGATTATGTCCAAAATCCTGCTGTTGGTTTAAAGGGTGGTAACAGGCCTAGAGACGGAAATCCACACCACCAAC ATAAATCTATAAAACGACATTTGGGTTCGTGTCGCACACTTTGGCAATATGCGATTCCAGCAACTCTCGTAGATTCAGAGATTTCATCACTCGTTGTAGACGACAGGAACATTCTGAGACGGAGTCTGAACAACTCCAAATTCGGTCTTCACGTTCTGGACCTCATCCAGTGCGGTTCGCTTAAACCGGACAGAAGCTTGTATAACACGTTGCTAAAGAGGTGCACCCAGTTGGGGAAGCTTAAAGAAGGAAAACTAGTGCATTTTCACATTCTTAATTCAGANTTCAAAGATGANCTCGTTATTCAGAACTCTGTTCTCTTCATGTACGCGAGGTGTGGCAGTTTGGANGACGCGCGCCgcctgtttgatgaaatgccgtGCAGGGATATGGTCACTTGGACCTCCATGATCACTGGCTATGCTCAGAATGAAAGTGCCAATGACGCACTTGTGTTGTTTCCCGAGATGCTCCGNGAGGGNGCGAAGCCGAATGAGTTCACATTGTCGAGCTTGGTGAAATGTTGTGGATTTATAGCAAGTTATGGTTATGGGAAGCAGATTCATGCTTGTTGTTGGAAGTTTGGATGNCACTCTAATGTGTTTGTGGGGAGTTCCCTCGTNGATATGTATGCTAGGTGTGGCTACTTAGGGGAGGCGAGGTTGGTTTTTAATGAGTTGGGTTCTAAGAATGAGGTTTCTTGGAATGCTTTGATAACAGGTTATGCTAGGAAGGGTGAAGGAGAGGAGGCTTTNGCTATGTTTGTGAGGATGCAAAGGGAAGGTTACAGGGCAACTGAGTTTACTTATTCGGCACTTTTGGGTTCTTGTTCGAGTATGGGGTGTTTGGAGCAAGGGAAATGGCTTCATGCGCATTTGATGAAATCGGGTAAGAAGTTGGTTGGTTATGTGGGNAACACCCTACTTCACATGTATGCAAAGTCGGGCAGCATTTGGGATGCAGAGAAGGTTTTTGGCAAGTTGGTGAaagttgatattgtttcttgCAATTCCATGCTGATAGGGTATGCCCAGCATGGGCTTGGGAAGGAAGCAGTGCAACNTTTTGAAGAAATGATAAGGTTTGGGATTGTACCCAATGNTATAACATTCCTCTCTNTTCTTACTGCATGTAGCCGTGCTAGACTTTTGGATGAGGGTAAACATTATTTTGGATTGATGAGAAAGTACAATATCGAACCAGAAGTCTCACACTACACGGCAATTGTTGATCTTCTTGGTCGAGCTGGTCTTCTTGATCAGGCAAAGAGTTTCATAGAACGAATGCCANTTGANCCCTCTGTGGCTATCTGGGGTGCTTTGCTTGGTGCTTGCAAGATGCATAAAAACACCGAAATGGGCNCATATGCTGCCCAGAGGGTTTTTGAGCTTGATCCTTCTTATCCAGGGACACATACATTACTCGCCAATATTTATGCCTCTGTTGGGAGGTGGGAGGACGTTGCAAAAGTCAGAAAGATAATGAAAGATAGTGGACTGAAGAAGGAACCAGCATGTAGCTGGGTTGAGATTGAAAATTCTGTTCACGTGTTTGTGGCTNATGACCTTGCCCATCCACAGAAAGATAAGATCCATAAATTGTGGGAGGANCTAAATCAGAAAATTAAAGAGATTGGCTATGTTCCTGACACTAGTCACGTGCTTCTGTTTGTAGACCAACAAGAAAAGGAATTGAATTTGCAGTATCATAGTGAGAAGCTGGCTCTTGCATTTGCCCTT
- the LOC111241698 gene encoding phospholipase D delta-like, with the protein MELALKIAGKISVNDRFSVYIVIPMWPEGVPTSAAVQEILFWQGQTMSMMYKIIADALAKAGLSDKYHPQDYLNFYCLGKREPPSSNVSPTSSPSDNRALNFLSWVGYVLLWFRGQGFADHLTKKGTSGCESITNLFACYGNPSTLHYWFTSVPTAPAATSGTSSCRDVGELLAHIVRVCGSLCWPLLCGPCVCGHLCVWL; encoded by the exons ATGGAGTTGGCTTTGAAAATTGCTGGTAAGATCAGTGTAAATGATCGTTTTTCTGTATATATAGTTATACCAATGTGGCCAGAGGGTGTTCCAACAAGTGCTGCTGTTCAAGAAATCTTGTTCTGGCAG GGACAGACAATGTCTATGATGTACAAGATTATTGCTGATGCCCTTGCAAAAGCAGGTCTCTCTGATAAGTATCATCCACAAGATTATCTCAATTTTTACTGCCTTGGAAAGAGAGAACCCCCAAGCTCAAATGTTTCTCCAACGTCAAGTCCATCTGATAACCGCGCTTTG AACTTCCTCTCCTGGGTGGGCTATGTTCTCCTCTGGTTCCGAGGCCAAGGTTTCGCCGATCACTTGACGAAGAAAGGGACCAGTGGATGCGAATCGATTACCAACTTGTTCGCCTGCTATGGCAATCCATCCACCCTACATTACTGGTTCACTTCCGTTCCTACAGCTCCTGCTGCGACCTCTGGAACCAGCTCATGCCGCGACGTCGGCGAGCTGCTCGCGCACATTGTTCGTGTATGTGGATCTTTGTGTTGGCCTCTTTTATGTGGTCCGTGTGTATGTGGACACCTTTGTGTATGGCTTTAA